The Blattabacterium sp. (Cryptocercus kyebangensis) region AAGAAAAATATCCCAAAAATGCAAGATTAAATGATTTGGTAAAAGTTAGAATAAAAACATCTAATCCTATTCCACATGATCCTTATAAAAAAATAAAAGAAAATGGATGCTCTATTTTAATAGATGAGATAAGTTATTCTACAGTAGCGGCTTGTATGATTCAATCATGAAAAAATTAAAAAAATGTCTAATCCAAATTTTTTAAAGAAATTATTCGAAAATAATAAAAAAAAATGGAAATATCCATTTTTTAATAAGAATACATATGAAAAATTTTTAGAAGATTTATTTCATTTTCTTTTTACCCCGGATCAATATCTTTTAGAAGGAATAGATTCCTTAAAAAAAAATTACCAAAAATTAAAACATAAATTATATTCTATTTTCATTGAATTTAACTTTGAAGAAAAAAAGTCCAAAAAATATGTTCAAAATTTTTTTGAACATATTCCTAATATTTATCAAATATTGATCACAGATGCTAATGCTATATTAAATTTTGATCCTGCGGCAACAGTTATAGAGGAAATTTTTCTATCTTATCCTGGTTTTTTTGCTACTGCATTATACCGAATAGCTCATCAACTATGGATTTTAAAAATCCCAATTCTTCCAAGACTTATAACCGAATATGCTCACAGTAAAACTGGAGTGGATATTCATGCTTCTGCAGAAATAGGAAAAGCTTTTGTTATTGATCACGGAACAGGAATAGTAATTGGATCCAGTACGAAAATAGGAAATAGTGTTAAAATATATCAAGGAGTAACCTTAGGTGCTATTCATGTAAATAAAAAATTGGCCAATCAAAAACGTCATCCAACTATAGAAGATCAAGTTACTATTTATTCTGGAGCAACAATTTTGGGAGGGGAGACAGTGATTGGTCATGATAGTATACTTGGTGGAAATGTATGGATTACACATAGCATCCCTCCTTTTTCCATAGTTTATCAAAAAAGTGAAATAAAAATGAGGAATAATAGTCCTTTTTCTACCCCTATTAATTATATAATATAAAGAAAGGTTAACCAATAAAAAAAATGAAAGTAGAAAATATATTGCAAACTATTGGAAATACACCTCATGTACTTCTTCGTCGATTGTATCCATATCATCAAGTTTGGATGAAATTGGAAAAGAGTAATCCTGGAGGAAGTATTAAAGATAGAATTGCCTTATCAATGATAGAAGATGCAGAAAAAAGAGGAATTATTAAAAAAGGAAATGTAATCATTGAACCTACTTCTGGGAATACTGGAATAGGATTATCCATGGTATCAGCTGTAAAAGGGTATCGTCTTATTCTAGTAATGCCTGATTCTATGAGTATAGAAAGAAGAAAACTTTTTTCTATTTTTGGATCGGAATTTTTTCTTACTCCTAGAGAAGAAGGAATGAAGGGAGCTATAAAAAAAGCAGAAGAATTAAGTCGTAAAATTCCTAATTCTTGGATACCAAAACAATTTGATAATCTATCTAATACCAATATTCATAAATACATTACAGCAAAAGAAATTATAAAATCATTTCCTGATGGAATAGATTATTTTATTACGGGTGTTGGAACTGGTGGTCATATTACTGGAATAGGAGAAGTATTAAAAAAAAAATTTCCGATGATAAAAATATTTTCTGTAGAACCTGTAGAGTCTCCAGTTATATTTGGAGGTAAGCCTAATCCTCATGAATTACAAGGACTTGGAGCTGGTTTTATTCCTACTATTTTAAATAAAAATATATTGGATGGAACTTTTTTAGTTTCCAAAAAAGAAGCATTTAGTTACGTTCGTAAAACAGCCAGAAAAGAAGGAATTTTGGTGGGTATTTCTACTGGAGCTTCCTTGTCTGCTATTGCAAAACAATTACCTAATTTTTCTAAAAATTCAAGGATACTTACATTCAATTATGATACTGGAGAAAGGTATATCTCAGTGAAGAATCTTTTTTTATGATTTCCTATATATTTTTTAAATATGAAAAAAGTAATTTTTATTTCAGCAGGACCAGGAGATCCTGATTTAATTACCATTAAAGCTATTAATCATTTAAAAAAATCTGAAGTAGTATTGGTAGATCGTCTTGTAAGTCCTGAAATAGTAAATAAATATTTAAATCCTAGAAGAAAGATTATTTATGTAGGTAAGTATAATGATATGCATAATAAAAAGGAGAAAAAATCATTTTTTACTCATACTCAGAAAAGTATTAACCATCTCATGGTTTATCATGCATTAAAAGGAAGATATGTAGTCCGATTAAAAGGAGGTGATGTTTCTATTTTTTCTAATATTATGGATGAGTTAATGGAACTAAAAAAATATGATATTTCTTATGAAATTATTCCAGGAGTTACTGCAGCTATAGGAGCTTCTGCTTATACAGGAATTCCTCTCACAGCAAGAGGATATGCCTCTTCAGTACGTTTTGTTACTCTTCATAATCCAAATTCTATTGATAAAAATCAGTGGAATGAATTTATGGAAACTAAGGATACTTTGGTATTTTATATGTGTGTTCATAAATTATATCATATTATGGATAAGTTGATGATGAATAAAAGGAATCTTTACACAGATAAATTGATAGCAATTGTAGAACAAGCTACAACTCCTATGCAAAAAGTATATACAAGTACTCTTTATAAT contains the following coding sequences:
- a CDS encoding serine O-acetyltransferase; amino-acid sequence: MSNPNFLKKLFENNKKKWKYPFFNKNTYEKFLEDLFHFLFTPDQYLLEGIDSLKKNYQKLKHKLYSIFIEFNFEEKKSKKYVQNFFEHIPNIYQILITDANAILNFDPAATVIEEIFLSYPGFFATALYRIAHQLWILKIPILPRLITEYAHSKTGVDIHASAEIGKAFVIDHGTGIVIGSSTKIGNSVKIYQGVTLGAIHVNKKLANQKRHPTIEDQVTIYSGATILGGETVIGHDSILGGNVWITHSIPPFSIVYQKSEIKMRNNSPFSTPINYII
- the cysK gene encoding cysteine synthase A: MKVENILQTIGNTPHVLLRRLYPYHQVWMKLEKSNPGGSIKDRIALSMIEDAEKRGIIKKGNVIIEPTSGNTGIGLSMVSAVKGYRLILVMPDSMSIERRKLFSIFGSEFFLTPREEGMKGAIKKAEELSRKIPNSWIPKQFDNLSNTNIHKYITAKEIIKSFPDGIDYFITGVGTGGHITGIGEVLKKKFPMIKIFSVEPVESPVIFGGKPNPHELQGLGAGFIPTILNKNILDGTFLVSKKEAFSYVRKTARKEGILVGISTGASLSAIAKQLPNFSKNSRILTFNYDTGERYISVKNLFL
- the cobA gene encoding uroporphyrinogen-III C-methyltransferase gives rise to the protein MKKVIFISAGPGDPDLITIKAINHLKKSEVVLVDRLVSPEIVNKYLNPRRKIIYVGKYNDMHNKKEKKSFFTHTQKSINHLMVYHALKGRYVVRLKGGDVSIFSNIMDELMELKKYDISYEIIPGVTAAIGASAYTGIPLTARGYASSVRFVTLHNPNSIDKNQWNEFMETKDTLVFYMCVHKLYHIMDKLMMNKRNLYTDKLIAIVEQATTPMQKVYTSTLYNFKDMIKKEKKFLSPSLVIFGKIVNLYSYFKWNYRSNFLDKKNYFIY